The proteins below come from a single Prolixibacter sp. NT017 genomic window:
- the dusB gene encoding tRNA dihydrouridine synthase DusB, with protein MKIGELELGEMPLFLSPMEDVTYKSFRYICKKYGADVMSTEFISSEALIRDVNKTKRKMTLFEFDRPIAIQIYGANIDSMVEAAKVAETFQPNYIDINFGCPMKKIAGKGAGSGLLRDIPKMIEMASQIVKAVNLPVTAKTRVGWDDNDKPIVEVSERLQDVGIQMLALHGRTRQQLYTGEADWEMIGKVKSNPRFKIPLVGNGDINGPEKAKEARDISGVDGMMIGRGAIGRPWIFREIKHYFQTGEMLPPPTVPEIVEVIKEQMEQSLSWKEFEKQAIWEMRRHFARYFPGVPDFRELRIALLRAEEHTQVLEILDRIVDKYGDTRVDYTNMSLK; from the coding sequence GTGAAGATTGGGGAACTCGAACTGGGCGAAATGCCATTGTTTTTATCACCGATGGAAGACGTGACTTACAAGTCGTTCCGGTACATTTGTAAGAAATACGGAGCGGACGTCATGTCAACCGAATTCATCTCTTCGGAAGCGCTCATCCGCGACGTGAACAAAACCAAGCGGAAAATGACGCTTTTCGAGTTCGACCGCCCCATTGCCATCCAAATCTACGGCGCCAATATCGATTCGATGGTGGAAGCCGCCAAAGTAGCCGAAACCTTCCAGCCAAATTACATCGACATCAACTTCGGCTGCCCAATGAAAAAGATTGCCGGAAAAGGCGCCGGTTCCGGTCTGTTGCGCGACATTCCCAAAATGATTGAGATGGCCAGCCAGATTGTGAAAGCCGTCAATCTTCCGGTGACGGCCAAAACCCGTGTAGGTTGGGACGACAACGACAAACCCATCGTAGAAGTTTCCGAACGACTGCAGGACGTGGGCATTCAGATGCTCGCTCTTCACGGACGTACCCGTCAGCAGCTTTACACTGGCGAGGCCGATTGGGAAATGATTGGAAAAGTAAAAAGCAACCCGCGTTTTAAAATTCCCCTTGTCGGGAATGGTGATATCAATGGTCCGGAAAAAGCGAAAGAGGCGCGGGATATTTCTGGCGTTGACGGAATGATGATTGGTCGCGGTGCCATCGGCCGCCCATGGATTTTCCGCGAAATCAAACATTATTTCCAAACCGGTGAAATGTTGCCTCCTCCAACTGTCCCCGAAATTGTCGAGGTCATCAAAGAACAAATGGAGCAATCACTTTCGTGGAAAGAATTTGAAAAGCAAGCCATTTGGGAAATGCGCCGCCACTTTGCCCGCTATTTCCCGGGTGTCCCCGATTTCCGTGAACTGCGGATTGCGCTCCTTCGGGCGGAAGAGCACACCCAGGTGCTGGAAATCCTTGACCGGATTGTCGACAAATACGGGGATACCCGTGTCGATTACACCAACATGAGTCTGAAATAG
- a CDS encoding YkvA family protein produces the protein MRLRDFTKYYSPSAFREKLKMYGGKAGVKVVYPALLLYYMLNDPEVSFKNKLYLAGALGYFIFPADAIPDFAPLIGFTDDVSVLFLALSLLKENIKDKHRALAREKLKEWFKNYSEKELKAIETSF, from the coding sequence ATGCGACTGCGCGATTTTACGAAATATTACTCTCCGTCCGCCTTTCGGGAAAAGCTGAAAATGTATGGAGGAAAAGCGGGCGTGAAAGTGGTCTATCCGGCTTTGCTGCTGTATTACATGCTGAATGATCCGGAAGTTTCCTTCAAGAATAAGCTCTACCTTGCTGGCGCTTTGGGCTATTTTATTTTCCCCGCTGATGCCATTCCGGATTTTGCTCCTCTGATTGGCTTCACCGATGACGTTAGCGTCCTTTTTCTGGCCCTTTCGCTACTAAAAGAGAACATCAAAGACAAACACCGGGCGTTGGCACGCGAAAAGTTAAAGGAATGGTTTAAAAATTATTCAGAAAAAGAGTTGAAAGCAATTGAAACCAGCTTCTAA
- a CDS encoding metallophosphoesterase, whose product MATTLSVLAGISFPSFAFGRRKRRTLRIGILTDIHYANREPNLESNRYYRQSLQKVRECVEVMNRDKVDFLIEIGDLKDQGDPPDESETLSYLAAIESELQDFDGPVFHVLGNHDMDSLSKIQFLDHITNHGQYDSLNYYSFSDHGYHFVVLDANYSPDGSDYDRGDFDWTKAFVPHQQLEWLKTDLALTGKPVIVFIHHQLDSTKVPDDRHCPVNAAEVRQILEDSGKVRAVFQGHYHAGNFSKINGIFYYTLKAVVDGNGPENNNYAIVELNDEEPIKIRGFRQTKDQIFE is encoded by the coding sequence ATGGCAACCACATTATCAGTCCTGGCCGGAATTTCATTTCCGTCTTTCGCCTTTGGCAGAAGAAAGAGGAGAACACTTCGTATCGGGATTTTAACCGATATTCATTATGCTAATCGCGAGCCTAACCTGGAAAGCAACCGCTATTATCGTCAGTCGTTGCAGAAGGTGCGGGAATGCGTTGAGGTGATGAACCGGGATAAAGTGGATTTTCTGATTGAAATTGGCGACTTGAAGGACCAGGGCGATCCACCTGACGAAAGTGAAACGCTTTCTTATCTGGCAGCCATTGAGTCGGAGTTGCAGGATTTCGACGGACCGGTTTTTCATGTGCTCGGAAACCATGACATGGACAGTCTTTCCAAAATCCAGTTTCTCGACCATATCACCAATCATGGACAGTACGATTCGCTGAATTACTACTCGTTTTCCGATCACGGTTATCATTTCGTTGTGCTGGACGCCAACTACTCACCGGATGGTTCTGATTACGACCGCGGAGATTTTGATTGGACAAAAGCTTTTGTTCCACACCAGCAACTGGAGTGGTTGAAAACCGATCTGGCTTTAACCGGTAAGCCGGTTATCGTTTTTATTCACCACCAGCTCGATTCGACGAAGGTTCCGGATGATAGACATTGCCCGGTAAATGCTGCTGAAGTGCGTCAGATTTTGGAGGATTCGGGAAAAGTGAGAGCGGTTTTCCAGGGACATTATCATGCGGGAAACTTCTCAAAAATCAACGGCATTTTTTATTATACCCTCAAAGCGGTAGTAGATGGTAACGGACCGGAAAATAACAATTACGCAATTGTTGAGCTAAACGATGAAGAACCTATCAAAATCAGAGGGTTTCGTCAAACAAAAGACCAAATATTTGAATAA
- a CDS encoding sulfite exporter TauE/SafE family protein → MLSLLDSFHLTPVHWILIALSGMLIGMSKTGVPGVSMVVVPILASIFGGKQSTGVLLPILIMADVFAVSYYHRHANWKHLLRALPWALAGVLIALWVGEKVNDLQFKRLIAITIFVSVGIMLWRDRVAKKESVPDSPWFAALMGLAGGFATMIGNVAGPIFAVYLLALHLPKKVFIGTTAWFFFIVNLSKFPLHVFVWKTIHWSTLLVDILILPAIAAGAFLGITVVKKIPESTYRWFVIIITIASALLIFI, encoded by the coding sequence ATGCTTAGCTTGCTCGATTCCTTTCACCTTACTCCGGTTCATTGGATCTTAATTGCCCTAAGTGGAATGCTGATTGGTATGTCGAAAACCGGCGTACCGGGAGTTTCCATGGTGGTCGTCCCGATTCTCGCTTCCATCTTCGGTGGAAAGCAATCGACCGGAGTGTTACTACCCATTCTCATCATGGCCGATGTTTTTGCTGTAAGTTATTATCATCGACACGCCAACTGGAAACACTTGCTACGGGCTTTGCCCTGGGCGTTAGCGGGCGTGCTAATTGCATTGTGGGTTGGTGAGAAAGTGAATGACCTACAGTTCAAGCGACTAATTGCGATTACCATTTTTGTTTCGGTAGGAATTATGCTCTGGCGCGACCGCGTGGCGAAAAAAGAGTCTGTTCCCGATTCTCCCTGGTTTGCAGCTTTGATGGGATTGGCCGGAGGTTTTGCCACCATGATTGGCAACGTGGCCGGCCCCATATTTGCCGTTTACCTGTTGGCTTTGCACCTTCCGAAGAAAGTATTTATCGGTACCACGGCCTGGTTCTTTTTCATTGTCAACCTGTCGAAGTTCCCACTGCATGTTTTTGTTTGGAAAACAATTCATTGGTCAACCCTTCTGGTCGATATTCTTATTCTTCCGGCCATAGCAGCCGGCGCCTTCCTTGGGATTACAGTTGTGAAAAAAATACCGGAATCGACCTATCGATGGTTCGTTATCATCATCACGATAGCTTCCGCATTATTAATTTTCATATAA
- a CDS encoding SDR family oxidoreductase: protein MNPKHIVITGSTRGIGLGMARAFLSMGHFVSVSGRHRESVNTVACRLQQEFGSEKVAGFVVDVTMPRSLDQLWLKASLWQPVDIWINNAGIAQSDELFHHIHPEEINGVIQTNLMGVMNGTRVAYLHMKQQGHGAIYNMEGFGSGGRMMPGMTLYGTTKRALRYFTRSFAKENEVNSVLVGTLSPGMVVTDLLLDSVKKNPEAHQQSIRIFNILADRAETVAPFLAGEILKNQKNDARIAWLTSWKIVFRFFLSFFHKRTLILDEDLNS from the coding sequence ATGAATCCCAAACATATTGTCATTACCGGCTCTACACGCGGAATTGGTCTGGGAATGGCCCGGGCTTTTCTTTCCATGGGACACTTTGTTTCTGTTTCCGGAAGGCACCGGGAATCGGTAAATACCGTTGCCTGCCGGTTGCAACAGGAATTTGGCTCCGAAAAAGTGGCCGGTTTTGTAGTCGACGTGACGATGCCCCGTAGTCTCGATCAGCTTTGGCTGAAGGCCTCGCTCTGGCAGCCGGTTGATATCTGGATCAACAATGCAGGAATTGCACAGTCCGATGAGTTGTTTCATCATATTCATCCGGAAGAAATCAACGGTGTGATTCAAACCAACCTGATGGGTGTGATGAACGGAACCCGCGTTGCTTATTTGCACATGAAACAACAGGGGCACGGAGCGATTTACAATATGGAAGGTTTCGGCAGCGGCGGAAGGATGATGCCGGGAATGACATTGTATGGAACGACTAAACGCGCTCTTCGGTATTTTACACGCAGTTTTGCTAAGGAAAATGAAGTGAATAGTGTGTTGGTTGGGACATTGAGTCCCGGAATGGTGGTCACAGATTTGCTGCTCGATTCAGTAAAAAAGAATCCGGAAGCCCATCAACAAAGCATCCGTATATTCAACATTCTGGCTGATCGGGCAGAAACAGTGGCTCCTTTTCTTGCCGGGGAAATTCTAAAAAATCAGAAAAACGATGCGAGAATTGCCTGGCTGACCAGTTGGAAGATTGTATTTCGTTTTTTCCTCTCTTTCTTCCACAAAAGAACTCTGATTTTGGATGAAGATTTAAATAGTTAA
- a CDS encoding head GIN domain-containing protein, with amino-acid sequence MKNKVLFSVFTLSLMFISFSLSAQSWWNFGGVKGNGNVVKVDRHLTGFDEISVSTGLDLYISQGDNESVVVEADENLQDIIITKVDGNRLKLYVDKSIRNATAMKVHVTVKDLKELKASAGSDVRTQTGLTVSSLEIGVSSGSDVKMEVYADQLSGGTSSGSDLTLRGKAKNFHADSSSGSDINAYDLTAEDCTAEASSGSDIRLTVNGNFEAHASSGADIYYKGTPTSINTHSSSGGDVNKR; translated from the coding sequence ATGAAAAACAAAGTTCTCTTTTCCGTTTTTACGCTTTCGCTGATGTTCATTTCCTTTTCGCTTTCGGCCCAATCCTGGTGGAACTTCGGGGGAGTAAAGGGAAATGGAAATGTTGTGAAAGTCGATCGTCACCTGACAGGATTCGATGAAATATCTGTCAGCACTGGCCTTGATTTGTATATCTCACAGGGAGATAATGAATCTGTTGTCGTTGAGGCCGATGAAAATTTGCAGGATATTATCATAACCAAAGTCGATGGTAACCGGTTGAAGTTATATGTCGATAAATCCATCCGGAATGCAACGGCCATGAAGGTTCACGTAACCGTGAAGGACCTGAAGGAGCTGAAAGCTTCCGCCGGTTCCGATGTTAGGACCCAAACCGGATTGACAGTTAGTTCGCTGGAGATTGGTGTTTCCAGTGGTTCAGATGTGAAGATGGAAGTATACGCCGATCAACTGTCGGGAGGAACCAGTAGTGGCAGTGATTTAACGTTACGTGGCAAGGCAAAGAATTTCCATGCCGATTCTTCCAGTGGTTCAGACATTAATGCATATGATTTGACTGCTGAAGATTGCACTGCTGAAGCTTCCAGCGGTTCTGATATCCGCTTGACTGTGAACGGAAATTTTGAAGCACACGCGAGCAGCGGCGCTGATATTTATTACAAAGGCACACCTACATCAATCAATACCCACAGTTCCAGCGGTGGTGATGTAAACAAAAGATAA
- a CDS encoding lipopolysaccharide assembly protein LapB, producing the protein MNDQEITQKFNEICQLLASRKLKPGFDLLEQLITETRSGDFRDEYHDLEQTYKYMLQYTVEGINDPERQKVYRHLLVSTFELADKVTENLRMRFSNLFPYQKKRGFAGLYVENLSETLQEIEEFHVHNELQSLIDESISAQPGKEEVARAHLEKLNYVFYHLWFRDLLNDDEMKFARSFLSGESIPVHEKALLVTALTFSLSRYFDEHKFNLLFEAYDTTDELVRQRALVGLMLTLYQYDLRLPFFTQITGRLAILNEDPEFKRLFEKVILQFIRSKETEELQRRLQDEILPEMMRLSPNLRNKLNMDNLMGEGMMDDKNPDWQDIFSESPGLMDKLEELSELQMEGADVFMSSFSMLKNFPFFSEFVNWFMPFFPQHPEISSVTGDKSDEATNTFMEAIVKSPMLCNSDKYSFCLSLQNIPNEYKEMMSGSLKAEMDQMEELQQDELAISPNKAAEVASNQYIQDLYRFFKLHPNHTDFEDVFAWRLDFHNKNTFRPLLQEDLGILRNMAEFYFAKNYFEEASEIYLMLLQENEDGELLQKLAFCYQKTGNYREALNYYLKADLFDVNKIWNHKKIALCYRNLKEPEKALDYYKQAEILEPDNLSTHISVGHCYMELKKYEDALKYYFKVEYLSPGNKNVWRPIAWSSLLVGKLEQSENYYRKLTEGSPNKYDLMNMGHVQWCLGNRKEALEWYRKSIRDKENSEAEFMDAFEEDLEHLLRQGVDQEDVPIMLDQLRYSLES; encoded by the coding sequence ATGAATGATCAGGAGATAACGCAAAAGTTCAACGAGATTTGTCAATTACTTGCTTCGCGGAAGCTAAAACCCGGATTCGATCTGCTGGAACAGCTGATTACCGAAACCAGGTCGGGCGACTTCCGCGATGAATACCACGATCTTGAGCAGACCTACAAATACATGCTGCAGTACACGGTCGAAGGGATTAACGACCCCGAAAGACAGAAAGTGTACCGCCATTTGTTGGTCTCGACTTTCGAGTTGGCAGACAAGGTGACCGAAAACCTGAGAATGCGTTTTTCCAACCTGTTTCCTTACCAGAAGAAAAGAGGCTTTGCGGGACTGTACGTCGAAAATCTTTCGGAAACACTTCAGGAAATTGAAGAGTTTCACGTGCACAACGAGTTGCAGTCGTTGATTGATGAATCGATTTCGGCGCAACCGGGAAAAGAGGAGGTAGCCCGTGCTCACCTGGAAAAGCTGAATTACGTCTTCTACCATCTCTGGTTCCGCGACCTGCTGAACGACGATGAAATGAAGTTTGCCCGGAGCTTCCTTTCCGGCGAAAGCATTCCGGTTCACGAAAAGGCTTTGTTGGTTACAGCACTCACTTTCAGTCTGTCCCGTTATTTCGACGAACATAAATTCAATTTGCTGTTCGAAGCTTACGACACCACCGATGAGTTGGTGCGTCAGCGAGCGTTGGTTGGCCTGATGCTTACCTTGTACCAGTATGATTTGCGTCTTCCGTTCTTTACGCAGATTACAGGCCGGCTGGCTATTCTGAACGAAGATCCGGAGTTCAAGCGTTTGTTCGAAAAAGTGATTCTTCAATTCATTCGGAGCAAGGAAACCGAAGAATTGCAGCGTCGCCTGCAGGACGAAATTCTTCCGGAAATGATGCGATTGAGTCCGAACCTCCGGAACAAACTGAACATGGACAACCTGATGGGCGAAGGCATGATGGACGACAAAAACCCCGACTGGCAGGACATTTTCAGTGAATCGCCCGGCTTGATGGATAAACTGGAAGAGCTGTCGGAGTTGCAGATGGAAGGCGCCGATGTATTTATGAGTTCTTTTTCGATGCTGAAGAATTTTCCGTTTTTCAGTGAATTTGTAAACTGGTTCATGCCATTTTTCCCGCAACATCCCGAAATCAGCAGCGTGACCGGGGACAAAAGCGACGAAGCGACTAACACCTTCATGGAGGCTATCGTGAAATCGCCGATGCTTTGTAACTCCGATAAATACTCGTTCTGCCTGAGTTTGCAGAATATTCCGAATGAATACAAGGAGATGATGTCCGGTTCGCTCAAGGCGGAAATGGACCAGATGGAGGAATTGCAACAGGATGAATTGGCCATTTCGCCCAACAAAGCCGCCGAAGTGGCTTCCAATCAATACATCCAGGATTTGTACCGTTTCTTTAAGTTGCATCCGAACCACACCGACTTCGAAGATGTATTCGCCTGGCGGCTCGATTTTCATAATAAAAACACGTTCCGCCCTCTTTTACAGGAAGATTTAGGCATCCTACGGAACATGGCCGAATTCTATTTTGCTAAAAACTACTTTGAAGAAGCATCGGAAATTTATCTCATGCTTTTACAGGAAAATGAGGATGGCGAACTGTTACAGAAACTGGCCTTTTGTTACCAGAAAACAGGCAACTACCGTGAAGCGCTCAACTACTATCTGAAAGCCGACCTGTTCGACGTCAATAAAATCTGGAATCACAAGAAAATTGCGCTTTGCTACCGTAACCTGAAAGAGCCGGAAAAAGCGCTGGATTATTACAAACAGGCTGAGATTCTGGAACCCGATAATCTGAGTACACACATCTCTGTCGGCCATTGCTACATGGAGCTGAAAAAGTACGAGGATGCATTAAAGTATTATTTCAAGGTGGAGTACTTATCGCCCGGAAACAAAAACGTTTGGCGACCGATTGCCTGGTCATCGTTGCTGGTCGGGAAACTGGAACAATCGGAAAATTACTACCGGAAATTAACCGAAGGTTCGCCCAATAAATACGACCTGATGAACATGGGCCACGTACAGTGGTGTCTCGGGAACCGGAAAGAAGCATTGGAATGGTACCGAAAAAGCATTCGGGACAAAGAAAACTCAGAAGCTGAATTCATGGATGCCTTTGAGGAAGATTTGGAACATCTACTTCGGCAGGGTGTAGATCAGGAAGACGTTCCGATTATGCTCGACCAATTGCGCTATTCACTTGAATCGTAA
- a CDS encoding type III pantothenate kinase, giving the protein MLLAIDIGNSNIVFGIHDSEKWVHEWRILTVPDKTADEYEVIFRSLLTNTVDYVEKVDRIVVSSVVPQLLRAFTEMLDSLFTVKPLIVGPEIYPMLPLKVLNPYEIGTDLIANSMAAYKRFGSLCTVVDFGTALTLTTISDEGEILGVSIAPGLKTAIKSLTGNTAQLPSVHLTPPPSVLGENTVHALQSGVVLGYSGLVDHLIDLLRNELGNSPEVIATGGLANVLAPISRYIRVVDQQLTLEGLRLISDCVTV; this is encoded by the coding sequence ATGCTGCTGGCAATCGATATTGGTAACTCGAACATCGTTTTCGGTATTCACGATAGTGAAAAATGGGTGCATGAATGGCGAATCCTGACGGTGCCGGATAAAACTGCTGACGAATATGAAGTGATTTTCCGGTCGTTGCTGACCAATACGGTCGATTACGTAGAGAAAGTCGACCGCATTGTGGTAAGTAGCGTGGTTCCCCAGCTTTTGCGTGCTTTTACCGAAATGCTGGATTCGTTGTTTACAGTCAAGCCATTGATTGTTGGACCGGAAATTTATCCCATGCTTCCGCTGAAAGTGCTCAATCCCTACGAAATCGGGACCGATTTGATTGCGAACTCGATGGCTGCCTACAAACGGTTTGGTTCGCTATGTACAGTAGTCGATTTTGGAACTGCTTTGACATTGACGACCATTTCGGATGAGGGAGAAATCCTGGGGGTTTCCATTGCACCGGGATTGAAAACAGCAATCAAATCGTTGACCGGAAATACGGCCCAGTTGCCTTCTGTGCATTTAACTCCGCCGCCTTCAGTGTTGGGAGAAAATACCGTTCACGCTTTGCAGTCGGGTGTTGTGTTGGGCTATTCAGGTTTAGTTGATCACCTGATTGATCTGCTCCGGAACGAGTTGGGAAATTCACCGGAAGTAATTGCCACCGGCGGTTTGGCGAACGTGTTGGCACCCATTTCGAGATACATTCGGGTTGTCGATCAGCAGCTTACACTCGAAGGTTTGCGCCTGATTAGCGATTGTGTAACGGTATAA
- a CDS encoding YwbE family protein — translation MDGKKRSNIKPGLHVSIVLKKDQRTGKRTEGIVKDILTNSPTHPHGIKVRLTSGDVGRVQEILPD, via the coding sequence ATGGATGGTAAAAAACGTTCGAATATAAAGCCCGGATTGCATGTATCCATCGTGCTGAAGAAAGATCAGCGAACCGGCAAGCGAACCGAAGGCATTGTAAAAGACATCCTGACCAATTCGCCCACACATCCGCATGGCATAAAAGTGCGGTTAACTTCGGGTGATGTTGGCCGTGTGCAGGAGATTTTACCGGATTAA
- a CDS encoding HAD family phosphatase: MFSEAIEKYLQQEQLNHFDLKAVFFDMDGVLYDSMGHHAASWTKAFTEAGIHFHEELAYLNEGRTGASTVLTAVKEAQNRTATDDEIQKIYQRKTEILHTMSRALPVEGMKNMLEQVKNAGLEIWIVTGSSHMRFIDNLKVDFPGLIDPTHVVSGKDVKHGKPHPEPYLTALEKSHLEKQQAMVIENAPLGIQSAKAAGLFTIAINTGILDDEVLTDNGCDLLFDDGTELAKNWKKLLDDIQRFNQ; encoded by the coding sequence ATGTTTAGCGAAGCGATAGAAAAATATCTTCAACAGGAACAACTGAATCACTTCGATTTAAAGGCTGTTTTCTTCGACATGGACGGCGTGTTGTATGATTCGATGGGACATCATGCCGCGTCGTGGACCAAAGCTTTCACCGAAGCCGGAATTCATTTTCATGAAGAGCTTGCCTATCTGAACGAGGGAAGAACCGGTGCTTCAACAGTTTTAACAGCAGTAAAAGAGGCGCAAAACCGCACGGCAACCGATGATGAGATTCAGAAGATTTACCAGCGAAAGACTGAAATACTGCACACCATGTCGCGTGCACTTCCCGTGGAGGGAATGAAAAATATGCTGGAACAGGTGAAAAATGCCGGGCTGGAAATCTGGATTGTCACCGGCTCGTCGCATATGCGTTTCATCGACAACTTAAAGGTCGATTTCCCCGGTTTGATCGATCCGACGCATGTCGTATCCGGGAAAGACGTGAAACACGGTAAACCGCACCCCGAACCTTACCTAACGGCTCTGGAAAAGTCTCATTTGGAAAAACAGCAGGCGATGGTTATCGAAAATGCGCCGCTGGGAATTCAGTCAGCGAAAGCTGCAGGTTTGTTCACAATAGCTATTAATACAGGCATTCTGGATGACGAGGTTTTGACAGATAACGGTTGTGACCTGCTTTTTGATGACGGAACAGAGTTGGCAAAAAACTGGAAGAAATTACTTGATGACATTCAAAGATTTAACCAATAA
- a CDS encoding response regulator has product MQNLKDPLIFVVEDNQVYNKLVVSYLRSKKFNRVETYTSGEDCLNALDKKPDIIIQDYLLEGMNGIDVLKAAKKVHPEIEFIFLSGQDSIDVAINTMKYGAYDYIVKDQMALKKIVNKITKIISVQQLVKSNKRYKMGVTLFFVALVVIIILILSLTVFFPTEFEW; this is encoded by the coding sequence ATGCAAAATCTTAAGGATCCCTTAATCTTCGTTGTTGAAGACAATCAGGTTTACAACAAACTTGTTGTTAGTTATCTACGCTCTAAAAAATTCAATCGGGTAGAAACTTATACCAGTGGTGAAGATTGTCTGAACGCCCTGGATAAAAAGCCAGATATCATTATTCAGGACTATCTGTTGGAGGGAATGAACGGTATCGACGTACTGAAAGCCGCAAAAAAAGTACATCCCGAAATAGAATTCATTTTCCTATCGGGACAAGACAGCATTGATGTCGCTATTAATACCATGAAATACGGTGCCTACGACTACATTGTGAAAGACCAGATGGCACTGAAAAAAATCGTCAATAAGATCACCAAGATTATCTCGGTACAACAACTGGTTAAAAGCAACAAACGTTACAAAATGGGAGTAACGCTTTTCTTTGTTGCGCTGGTGGTCATTATCATACTCATTTTAAGTCTTACCGTATTCTTCCCAACAGAATTTGAGTGGTAA
- a CDS encoding NAD(P)-dependent oxidoreductase, which yields MKPKILITYRIPKEGIRELNDKFDVIYPEKEEFSPADIEKKIVDCDAVLSVFIRPINAELIARAPKLKIIANFGVGYNNIDVAEATRRGIAVCNTPNAVTEPTAEMALGLMLTVMRRIAETDRHLRTNPDFQWGMMRNLGFGLTGKTLGIIGMGRIGRALARRALASGMKIIYNNRNRLDESLEEPLNATYVSMDELLERSDVISVNTPLTEETHHLLGENEMQKMKDGVFVVNTARGPVIDEKMLVKYLQNGKIAGVGLDVFEEEPKITQELFEMENVVLTPHNATGTIETRIETAREASQNIIGFFSGRKDISIVNPEIFA from the coding sequence ATGAAACCTAAGATTTTAATTACCTACCGGATTCCGAAGGAAGGTATCCGTGAATTGAACGATAAATTTGACGTCATTTATCCTGAAAAGGAAGAATTTTCTCCTGCTGACATTGAAAAGAAAATCGTGGATTGCGATGCTGTTTTGTCGGTTTTCATTCGTCCAATAAATGCCGAACTGATAGCTCGCGCACCGAAGTTGAAAATCATCGCCAATTTCGGGGTTGGGTACAACAACATCGATGTGGCGGAGGCTACCCGCCGCGGAATCGCGGTTTGTAATACGCCCAATGCAGTAACCGAACCAACAGCTGAAATGGCTCTGGGATTGATGCTTACTGTTATGCGCCGCATCGCTGAGACTGACCGTCATTTGCGCACGAATCCCGATTTTCAGTGGGGAATGATGCGCAATCTGGGTTTCGGTTTAACCGGAAAAACACTTGGAATCATTGGTATGGGGCGAATTGGAAGGGCTTTGGCCCGCCGGGCTCTTGCTTCGGGAATGAAGATCATCTACAACAACCGCAATCGCCTTGATGAGTCGCTGGAAGAGCCACTCAATGCTACTTATGTATCGATGGACGAATTACTGGAGCGTTCGGATGTGATTTCGGTGAACACACCGTTGACAGAGGAAACGCATCATCTTTTAGGCGAAAATGAGATGCAAAAAATGAAGGATGGCGTTTTTGTGGTCAATACCGCGAGAGGACCGGTGATCGACGAAAAAATGCTGGTTAAATACCTTCAAAACGGAAAGATTGCCGGAGTCGGCCTGGACGTGTTTGAAGAAGAGCCCAAAATCACGCAGGAGCTTTTTGAGATGGAGAATGTGGTTCTCACACCGCACAACGCAACCGGAACCATCGAAACACGGATTGAAACAGCTCGCGAAGCTTCACAAAACATTATCGGCTTCTTTTCCGGAAGAAAAGATATCTCGATTGTCAATCCGGAAATTTTCGCATAA